The Ornithinimicrobium faecis region ACCAACGGCAGGACATAGAGCAGCACCTTCTGCTGGCGCGCCATCGGGTTGTCCAGTGCGGATGCGGGCATGTTCTTGCGCATCAGCTGGTGCTGCGTGGTGAACGTGGTCACCGACATCGCGATGATCAGCACGACGGCCAGGATCTTGGCGGGGGTGTCATCGCTGTGCAGGAAGCTGGACGACATGTGCGCGCCCAGCACGGTGGACTCGTTCATCGCGTGGGCCAGCTCCGGCGTGAAGAAGCCGGGCACATCCTTGGTGCCGTCCGCGATCGTGGGGATGGAGTTCAGGATCCGGAAGAGCGCGAAGAAGAACGGCATCTGCGCGAGGATCGGCAGGCAGGAGGCAAACGGGTTCGTGCCGTGCTTCTTGTAGAGCCCGAAGCTCTCCTCCTGCATCTTCTGCCGGGAGATGTCGTCCTTCTTGCCCTTGTACTTCTTCTGGATCTTCATCAGCTCGGGCTGGATGAGCTGCATCCGCCGCTGAGAGTGGATCTGTCGCACGAACAACGGCATCAGGAGCAGGCGCAGGATGATCACGAGCCCGACGATCACCAGGATCCAGGTCAGGCCGTTGGTGTCCTGCATGCCCACCGCGGTCAGCAGCCAGTGGAAGCCAGCCATGATCGACGAGACGAGCCAGGTGAACGGCCAGAGCAGGGTGTCTAGGAAGCCCATGTGGTCCTTGGTGTCGGTGCGGATGGCCCGTGCCGGGCCGACCCGCGGAGTGCGGTCAAGTGGTCAGTGGTGGTCGCGTCGCGGCGCCCGCTCGGGCACGTGGTCGACGCCGCCATCGCTCCAGGGGTGACACCTACCCAACCGTCGAACGGTCAGCCAGGTTCCCCGGAGCACCCCGTGGCGACTCAGCGCGGTCACCGCGTAGTTGGAACAGGAGGGATAGAACTTGCAGGTCGGCCCGAGCAGCGGCGAGATGATCCACTGATAGAGGCGCACCAGCCCGATCAGTGGCAGGGCCAGCACACCGCGCAGGGTGCGGGGCTCACG contains the following coding sequences:
- the yidC gene encoding membrane protein insertase YidC, translated to MGFLDTLLWPFTWLVSSIMAGFHWLLTAVGMQDTNGLTWILVIVGLVIILRLLLMPLFVRQIHSQRRMQLIQPELMKIQKKYKGKKDDISRQKMQEESFGLYKKHGTNPFASCLPILAQMPFFFALFRILNSIPTIADGTKDVPGFFTPELAHAMNESTVLGAHMSSSFLHSDDTPAKILAVVLIIAMSVTTFTTQHQLMRKNMPASALDNPMARQQKVLLYVLPLVFAVTGVNFPLGVLVYWTASNLWTMCQQFYVIRRMPAPGSPAEKALEQRRQAKGKPVTKMQLSTAADAGDEESAAEEVTPARPQGGQRVQPKGKKRKKAGSNRPKGR
- the yidD gene encoding membrane protein insertion efficiency factor YidD, with the protein product MTTTSLREPRTLRGVLALPLIGLVRLYQWIISPLLGPTCKFYPSCSNYAVTALSRHGVLRGTWLTVRRLGRCHPWSDGGVDHVPERAPRRDHH